The genomic window CAGCTGggccttttgtattttttgctgtGGTTCCACTGCAAGCGATTTCAGTTTCCATCAATAGGAAAATTTTATCGCATACACTGTGGTGTGTGGTGGTCTTGACGTTGGATTGcatattcaaaatcaaaacgtTAATCCTGGCAATgtgattatgtaggtactttgtgGTTGAGAAGGATGTGGGGAAAGTAAAAGACGTATCATAACGAAATAGTATGTTTATGACTGTACCTGCCTACAATATTTGGTACATTGTGTACCTAACAGAAATGTGAAGAACGAGATCAGGACAGGATAAACAATAACTGCACGTAACAGAGGGTAGAAAGATTAGTTTAGTCTATTGGTTCGATAGGATAGCTTTATTCAATCATCACCGATATGATACCATAGGGTGGACAAAACAATGAGGATGAAGTTGATGAACACACTAAATAAATGTCGTATCTCGCTCGCAGTGTCACCGCAGCCGAGGTGTAGCAGTTCAGTATATTCTAAGCCTGCCGCCGCAGAAATGTAATTTGGCGTAATGTAGGTCACATTCGGTCCGCAGTTATTCCGGTACGTATAACAAGCGTACATGTGCAAGCCAGTTTAAAATTCATATCTAGCCGCGCCCTTTAGCCAATGCACGTGTATTTCACATGTCCATTAGAACAGTCTGGTACGAGTATGTACGTATGTACTATCTAAGAACTTTTGCAAGGACAACCTCTGTGGGGCACAATTTTTTCGGTGAAAGCCAAAAACAAGACATGAAACATTGTGGACTGTTGATTATGAAAAGTGGGACAGAAAACTAATTGACTTCCAACTGAATGTTAGTTTATTCTTCTAAAGAGAAAAAAACGTAAAGTTACAAGTTAATAATAAGTCTCAGTTTCCAACCACTTGGAAATATTGTTTCTAATTATAAAACGGCGCGTTTCATCCATACAGATCATTAGAATCGAGAACGGACACgccaaaaaaaaatcatgccAGGACAGTGTCTCAGTACTGAAGAGTTCATGACACAGTGGAAGGTACGCTACCGCCGTGGCAGCTAACAGATCTATTATAATACTGATGTTCAGCACATGGTTCCTCATTCCTTTCTTCAAAATAGAAATCCTCCTCGTTTTACAAATGATCACGTCCGATATCTGAGTCCAGCAAACAGCTACAAAATACGCTGTATGTGCTTTTCTCTCAAGCTTTTTCCTGTCCAAGTAATTCCATTCACGTCCCAGATTATCCACCACATGTGTCTTAGCTTGTTCCCACTCGTTGCGAACAAATAACAAGCTAGAAGGGAAGAATCCATCTTGAGCGAACACTATGAAATAAGCGTACATTCCAGCGAAGAATTGAATAAGGCCTACTTGAAAATAAGCCATAAACAACAAAACGCCATTCACAAGGTGATCTGACAGCTTACGAGGCGGTATGGACATGATATCTTCCTCCGAGTCTTCGTACGCTAAACTCATTGCTGGAAGCAAATCAGTGCCAACATTGATGACTATAATCAACATGAGAGTTATGGGCAGAGGCATTCCTAGGCATGCATACAACACAAAAGGAAGCATTTCAGCTGCGTTTGATGTGAGAGTGTAAGCTATAGTCTTTTTCAAATTGTCAAAAATCCTTCTACCTTCTTGCACTCCTAACACAATGGAAGCAAAGTTATCGTCTAATAAGATCATATCAGCAGCTTTCTTGGACACTTCGGTACCGGTAATACCCATGGCTATACCTATGTCTGCTTTCTTTAAAGCCGGGGAATCATTGACACCGTCTCCAGTCACAGCCACAACGTAACCTAAAGATTGATAAGTCTCAACAATAAACAACTTTTGCTGAGGACTGGTTCTAGCAAATGTAATTTCGGTGTACTTGGTTTGAACTGCTTTCAAGTCATTAACACTCATTTTTCGTAGCTCGTCTCCTGTTATAACGGCTGATTTGAATTGACTCCTGATATGCGGCGGTACATCGCCAAGGTCAATGTGATGCTCGAACGCGTAATCGTACGCAGTCGGATTAGAGATAGTCCCACACCTACGAGATATAGCTAACGCAGTAACAGGGTGATCTCCGGTCACCATTATTACTTTGATGCCAGCGGACCTACATAaaccaatatatttttctatatcaCGTCTCGGAGGATCAATCATTGATATGGCTCCAAGAAAAATAAGATCTTCTACGGGAAAGTTACGTCCTTGTGTATCAAATTTGTAACCAATAGGATAGTTTTCGACGGGTAATTTCAAATCGCAATATCCAATAACTCGCTCTCCCATATTTGCCATCTTGATGAAATTGGCTTTAAGTTCTTTTTTCAATTGTGGCGTGAGGCTTTGAGATCCTTCATCAGTATGAACTCCTGAACAGTACTCTAAAACGATTTCCGGTGCTCCTTTCATTATTAAGTAGTAGGAATTGGTCGCAGACATACGATGAATAGTAACTTGATACTTGTAAGCTGAGCTAAATGGAATTTCCGCTTCTTTTGGGTTTTCTTCCCGAATCTGAGTGGCTGAGCGATTCATTTCCATGTACCGTAGAATTGCGGACTCAGAAGCGTCACCAAGTATTTTTCTCTTTTCGATGGGTAGGTCCATGGTGTCATATGTGAACTGTGCTTTCAAATTTAGGGAAGCAGCCAAACACAAAGCTGAATACGACGGTTGAACAACGTACGAATGGTCATCTCTATCTATTATTCTGAAATTGGTAAACAAATGTGAAACATTCATTTGATTCTGAGTCAAAGTTCCCGTTTTATCGGAGCATATGCACGAAGTAGATCCCAACGTTTCTACTGCTTGCAGTGTTTTAGCCAGACAGTTCTTGCGCTTTAAAGATTTTGCTGACAACGTCATGCACACTGTTAACGTAACTATCAAGCCTTCGGGCACATTAGCCAAAATAATACCAAGCATATATTGAAGCGCTGACAGCCAACttttctgtataaaataaaccattagGAAAAACATAATCCCAAACGTAAAAGCAACGCCGCACAATAACTtgataaaatgtgtaatttctTTTGCGATGGGCGTTTCTTCTTTTGTTAAGCCAGTCACCAATCCGGCAATTTTTCCTATTTGAGTCATTTCACCAGTCGCTATTACTATAGCTTTAGCAAAACCTTCAGTAATCGGACATCCAAAGTACGCCATGTTTTTCGACTCTAAAGGATTAGAATGTGTACATTCGGGCCTGTGCTTTATGGGTTCAGATTCTCCGGTCAAAGAAGACATATCCGTATTAAAATTAGTGCACGTGAGTATACGCACATCAGCTGGGACTATGTCTCCACCACTCATTTCTACAATATCGCCAAGAACCAGATCAGCATTGGGTACAGTTTTCCGCAGCCCATCTCGTATAACAACCGCATTGGGTGGGACAAGTTTCTCGAAACCGCTCATCACAGCTGCGTTTTTGGCTTCTTGATAAAAGCCAAACAGACCTGTACCAATAATAGTCCCAGCAATCACGGATCCTAAGTAGAGATACTCTTTTGCAGAGTGAGCCCCATGCTCATCTTTATCACCTCCTGAGTCAATATCTTGCGAACAAAAGTATCCTACGAAATTGACTATCGCTGCAGCCCAAAGAACGCATTGAAACCATCCAAACATATTGTGGCGGAATATCTGCCACAGACTAGTGCCGCGGAGCTCCTTCAGCTCGTTGGGGCCGTAGCGTTCCAGCAGTTCTGCAGCGAAGCCGTCCGTCAGGCCGGTGTTCACGTTCGTTCGGTACACGTTCTCGAGTTGCGCTGGTGTGAGGAAGTGGTCTCCAGTATGAGTTTCCTCTTTGAGCAGAGATATCTGGGAGAGCTCGATGGTGCTGTGCGCGATCATGCTGGGGCGCCGCACGCTCCGCAGCGAGGTGATGCTGGACTTCCTTCTGCTGTACCGCGGCATGGCTGCGGGTTCCGATTGCCTCCACTGAACAATAACACTATGTGTACGTCAGTATGAACACTACGTTCGCGATGACGGTAACTTAATTTATTGTATGCAAATTAGTTTCGTGTTTTTATAAGACTTCAATACTTTCTGTCATTCACTTTGACGTTCTTCTAATCTTTTTTTCTAAGTGATTTATTCTTTAGTGAACAGGAAAAGAAAAAGTCAAAGAGGTTTTATATGGTTAGATAATGAAATGCAATAACAATAACTTAATCGTGAGTCTTAAACCGCCAAAAAATGTTGACTATGAGTAAAGTTATATCTTTTGATTCAGGATTTTCTTGAGCactgaaaaaaaacaacaaaacggttataaaatacttttattacaaaaaaatacctttgcTACGATACAGaatatacattacatattacATAGTTACAACAGGTTGGTAAAACTTTGAATCAAGGCTGGCTTTACCTTCTCTAATACTATGTTCTACATTTGGATGGTGTCGACGAACATATGACCTAGGCATGTTCAATGTATAATATCTCAGAGTTATTGGGCTATTTCAATTAActaggtaattattttaaaagctggATGTGTCAAGAATATATGATGGACATTTGGCACTGTAACTACCGATGAGAATAAAATATGGGGTGGTAACTGAACATGAGTCATTGAAAAAAGTTGCGAGTTTCTACACCAGCatcgaaataaatataacgGTTATAGCCGACGACGATACCAAAGGGCTGTCTCGAACTTTTGGTCTGTTACTGAACAATTTATCAGTTTTCTTTGTCTTATTTTACACAATGCAATGTCTTGTATCATCTATTTTTCTTCCTTATACTACATTTCTACGCCTTTTTGTCTACTGTTGAccttacaattaatattttggatttttttcatACACGTATATATGTAATTATACTACAGACTGAAATATCATTTGTTCTTTACATCACTAACAAAGgtgctttaaaataaaattatactaaaaaaGGAAAGTTGCAATTTACGCGTATTTTTGTGACATTATTAAGAACTTTTGACCGACTGATGGGTTATATTTTTGCTAAGTTTCCTCGACATTCAATATCTTTGTAGGTAAGATTTAGACATTAGGAGTGTTTGGTGCTAGCTTTTAAACTGAAATTGTGACTTCATTAAGCGCACTAATATACCTATACTTTAAGATAATTATCATTTTTAGAAGCAAATTACTGAACGAAGGGTCTCCCAATGCTCTTTGCCTAGCCGAGGGATAAAGCAGAAACGACCATCAATCCTacaatagtttataatatttttcttatttacaaattatatttagctATTAAGTATGTATACTAGCAACACTACACATTAATTTACTCACATAGAATACATTTAAAACTCATAATGGTAATAAATTgagctaaaatataataaaagaattaaatatcgatgtataatattattattattacatttacacaaattcatacatttttacatGATTATATTGGTTTTTATCTCTTATACTTTTCCAAAATTAGCCTGCTATGGCGATGTAGGTAAGTCGAtctttttacatgaaaaataagGTAGTTATTTCGATAGAAGCTTATTAAATATTACTGGTTTAAATGATGGTACAAATGACAAtaatctcaaaataattattatgatcgAATAACTCTTTGGTAACGACTATTTTGTACTTTTGACACATATGGTAAGGTTATATCGTAATATACAGTATTTATCTTACTCGACACGAACTTAGTGTAACTTATACTGTACACTTATTTCTAACTAGTATTTGCCgaagaaaattaaacattatacaCGTTGATTTAAGGtcgcatttaaaatatcatGACATACATAAAATTTACATGTAATGCGACGATGTTTCTTAATTTTCGACTTTATTTTCACGTACataatgtttatattcgttCGGCAAGAAACAAAGGGACTTATGTGATCCCGCATCAATTACACGTCGGTTCATACAAAAAgccttttataaatataaatacgtaCAGTAGGctgcacgtcagtggtaactgtcatgcaacttaactcaatagtaataagtacgattttcctataaaactgttaccacctgaagttgactgtacaagctAAGAGcaagtttatattatttcatactCTATTTATTATATGGATATTAGACAAAAATGCTCATAAAGAAAGGACCTTTTTGACCC from Helicoverpa armigera isolate CAAS_96S chromosome 2, ASM3070526v1, whole genome shotgun sequence includes these protein-coding regions:
- the LOC135118391 gene encoding sodium/potassium-transporting ATPase subunit alpha-like yields the protein MPRYSRRKSSITSLRSVRRPSMIAHSTIELSQISLLKEETHTGDHFLTPAQLENVYRTNVNTGLTDGFAAELLERYGPNELKELRGTSLWQIFRHNMFGWFQCVLWAAAIVNFVGYFCSQDIDSGGDKDEHGAHSAKEYLYLGSVIAGTIIGTGLFGFYQEAKNAAVMSGFEKLVPPNAVVIRDGLRKTVPNADLVLGDIVEMSGGDIVPADVRILTCTNFNTDMSSLTGESEPIKHRPECTHSNPLESKNMAYFGCPITEGFAKAIVIATGEMTQIGKIAGLVTGLTKEETPIAKEITHFIKLLCGVAFTFGIMFFLMVYFIQKSWLSALQYMLGIILANVPEGLIVTLTVCMTLSAKSLKRKNCLAKTLQAVETLGSTSCICSDKTGTLTQNQMNVSHLFTNFRIIDRDDHSYVVQPSYSALCLAASLNLKAQFTYDTMDLPIEKRKILGDASESAILRYMEMNRSATQIREENPKEAEIPFSSAYKYQVTIHRMSATNSYYLIMKGAPEIVLEYCSGVHTDEGSQSLTPQLKKELKANFIKMANMGERVIGYCDLKLPVENYPIGYKFDTQGRNFPVEDLIFLGAISMIDPPRRDIEKYIGLCRSAGIKVIMVTGDHPVTALAISRRCGTISNPTAYDYAFEHHIDLGDVPPHIRSQFKSAVITGDELRKMSVNDLKAVQTKYTEITFARTSPQQKLFIVETYQSLGYVVAVTGDGVNDSPALKKADIGIAMGITGTEVSKKAADMILLDDNFASIVLGVQEGRRIFDNLKKTIAYTLTSNAAEMLPFVLYACLGMPLPITLMLIIVINVGTDLLPAMSLAYEDSEEDIMSIPPRKLSDHLVNGVLLFMAYFQVGLIQFFAGMYAYFIVFAQDGFFPSSLLFVRNEWEQAKTHVVDNLGREWNYLDRKKLERKAHTAYFVAVCWTQISDVIICKTRRISILKKGMRNHVLNISIIIDLLAATAVAYLPLCHELFSTETLSWHDFFLACPFSILMICMDETRRFIIRNNISKWLETETYY